The Petrotoga mobilis SJ95 genomic sequence AAATGCTTACATTCAAAGTAGGTGCAAATTTTTCACACTCTTTGTACCAATTTCCAACAAGTGTCGTTGGACAAACCACTAAAACCGGATTCTCTAAAGCTTTTTCTTCTTTCATTTTGAGAATTACAGAAATAACTTGGATCGTTTTACCCAAACCCATATCATCTGCTATACAGACGTTGAAACCTTTTTCTAAATTCGTGTACAACCATCTGAATCCAGTTTTCTGATAATGCCTTAACTCCGCATTAAGATTTTTTGGTAACCTTACTGGAGAAACTTTTCTCAACTCTTCTAAAAACTTTTGCAGGTTGTTATCCAATATCACGGGAAGAACGTTCATCTCTTGTGAAAGTATAACTTTCAAAGTTTCAAAGTCTGAGGTTAAGTTTATATTCTTGACCTTTTCCATGATAGCTTCAAACTCGTTGGCACCTAAAAACACGTAATTTTCTTTTATCTTAACTATCCCTTTTGATTTTTTTGCCAATTTTTCGAACTCTTCAAGTGAAATTTCTGAATCTCCTATGAGTACGGTGTAATTGAATCGTATGAGCTTGGACAAAGATAAAAAGGATACGTGACTGCCTGTAGAGTTTGCTTTTAAAACGAGTTTTGGCCTTGAAACCTTTTGAAGTCCTTTTGGAGCTAGTATTTCAACGTTCAGGAGTTTCAATATGGGCATGGCATTTATCATTATTTCAGATAATTGTTGGGTGTTGACCATTATTTTAGAACTTTTCTTCTTTAAAAACTCACCAAAGAATTCCGCGTATTTTGCAATGGTTACTATCTCTTTCAAGACCTCTGACTTTCCATCTTCTTGGCTCTCAAAGAAAGTTTTTATATCTTGGTAAGTATCAAAAGGCTCATCTTTTCTGTAGATATCGAGTGATAGGTTGAAAAACAACTCTCCCATATCCTCTATACTAATAACCAATTGATACTTGCTTTGCCTCAAAAGTAAAGGTTCAAGATAGTTCTTTATACTTTCGTAGGTTCTTTTTTCTTCAAACTTTTGGGCGGTGTAAACTTTAGATTCAAAGAACACATCGGTTATTTTATTCTTTACATCCGATTTGTAATACTTTTTTATGAGATATTTGATGTACTGGGATACAAGGTACTCAACGATCTTGTCCCTTTTCATGTACTGACCTTTTTCGTTGATTACTAGACCCCCAGGAACAATAGAATTCAAATAATTAACGTAATCCCTTATATAATCGTTAAAGTAAACAGGTGAGTAATCGATAACGAATTCTTCTTCGTTAATCTTTTGTGGAGTAGGAATGAATGCCTTCATGTCGATAAGCCTGTATACGAAAGAAACCAATCTTTTTAAAAATAGTGATGCTTCACTGTCCTCATCGGTTTCTACAAGAGGTATCGATCCAAATAAATCGAACAAATCTTCATAATACACAGTATAATGGCTTTTTTCTTTTTTACATTTTAATTCTTCTAGCGGTTCACCATCTAAAATAATATTGGGAGTAATGGGAGAATAAACAAATTTTATTTCTGTCTCTTTGAAATATGGGTTAAACTCTTCATCTACCCTTCCATCTTCTTCATTTATAGCTTTCGATAACTGATTGTACATCCTCAACAGAAGGTTTTTAAAGTTTTTCCCATCGTAAAAATACGCCTCGTCGGGTAGTAGGTTTATAACCTTTTCTATTTCATATTTTTCATACGAAGGGTCTGGTTGTTCCATCGGTTTGGAAGGTTCTTCTTTTTTATCTGTAAATATAGAATCAGAAGTTTTTTCTGTCTCTTTAGCGATTTCTATCAAATCTTTCTTTTTCATGCCGTGCATTTCAAAGATCAAAAAAGGGTCCTTGTCTATCTCATCTGCTATAATATAGTAAACGGCTGCCAAATGTTTACAAGGATTTGCCCAATCGGGACATGTACAATGAGCGTTTATCTCATTCCAACTTTTTGGGAACAACTTTATTCCCATATTTTCGGTGATATCTAAAAGTTCTTCTGGAAGGTTTCCACCAATTAACATCGCAGAAAGGTCTAATCTTTCATTTAGTACCTTTTTGATTTTTTCTTTCTCTTCTTCCGTAAATGAAGGTAAAGCGATTTTTTCTCTGTACGGATTTGGTCTCGTACCTTGAACCCTTGCTGATATTACAGAGTTTTTTTGAATTTTAATCTCCAAAACCGCCCCTTTTTTTGCGTAATTTCTACCGCGGGGCAACCTGTTAGTGTCCCTGTCAATATTTTCTAAGGCCTCTACCCATTTTTTGCCCCACCAACTTTTTCCAAAAATGTATTTTCCTCCCATTTTTCTTTTTTCTGCCTTCCTTCATGAATACTTTTTAAGAAGGGATTTTGGAGGTCACTCTCCAAAATCCCTTAGTATAGCTTATAAAAAATATTTAGGATTAGTTGGAATAAAATTAAATTTCTCAGGTGCATTTTTATGTACCAAGAGTCTGATAGGCTTTCCATGGAAATCGCATTCTACCAAATTATGAGAAGAGTCGTAGATATGACTTTCTACAGCCTGAACTTCGAATCCTTCGTCTTTAATGGTTATTTCTTCTGGTCTAAAGCATA encodes the following:
- a CDS encoding SNF2-related protein, which codes for MGGKYIFGKSWWGKKWVEALENIDRDTNRLPRGRNYAKKGAVLEIKIQKNSVISARVQGTRPNPYREKIALPSFTEEEKEKIKKVLNERLDLSAMLIGGNLPEELLDITENMGIKLFPKSWNEINAHCTCPDWANPCKHLAAVYYIIADEIDKDPFLIFEMHGMKKKDLIEIAKETEKTSDSIFTDKKEEPSKPMEQPDPSYEKYEIEKVINLLPDEAYFYDGKNFKNLLLRMYNQLSKAINEEDGRVDEEFNPYFKETEIKFVYSPITPNIILDGEPLEELKCKKEKSHYTVYYEDLFDLFGSIPLVETDEDSEASLFLKRLVSFVYRLIDMKAFIPTPQKINEEEFVIDYSPVYFNDYIRDYVNYLNSIVPGGLVINEKGQYMKRDKIVEYLVSQYIKYLIKKYYKSDVKNKITDVFFESKVYTAQKFEEKRTYESIKNYLEPLLLRQSKYQLVISIEDMGELFFNLSLDIYRKDEPFDTYQDIKTFFESQEDGKSEVLKEIVTIAKYAEFFGEFLKKKSSKIMVNTQQLSEIMINAMPILKLLNVEILAPKGLQKVSRPKLVLKANSTGSHVSFLSLSKLIRFNYTVLIGDSEISLEEFEKLAKKSKGIVKIKENYVFLGANEFEAIMEKVKNINLTSDFETLKVILSQEMNVLPVILDNNLQKFLEELRKVSPVRLPKNLNAELRHYQKTGFRWLYTNLEKGFNVCIADDMGLGKTIQVISVILKMKEEKALENPVLVVCPTTLVGNWYKECEKFAPTLNVSIYHGSDRKFEDNSDVIITTYSVVRNDVEFLTKKEFSMVVVDEAQNIKNSDTQQTKAVKALYAPKRIAMTGTPIENRLTELWSLYDFLMSGYLGGKNRFIETFAKPIEKYGDTTATKRLQSLINPFLIRRIKTDKNIIKDLPEKFTYDEYVYLKPSQIALYKEVVEHVEEELEKMEADGIQRKGLILKMLTSLKQICNHPVNYTKKGVPLPDDSGKTEKLLDLLQNIVDNNEKVVLFTQYKEMGDILTKILADNIKIEPLFFHGGLNRKKRDKMINDFQTKHRYPIMILSLKAGGTGLNLTAANHVIHYDLWWNPAVESQATDRTFRIGQTKDVIVHRFITLETFEEKINEMLEKKKELSENIIKTGESWITELSNQEIKNLFKLGN